The proteins below are encoded in one region of Silene latifolia isolate original U9 population chromosome 2, ASM4854445v1, whole genome shotgun sequence:
- the LOC141641101 gene encoding uncharacterized protein LOC141641101, with translation MEPPTRERQLALELGVRNLQIPIDSLLIVNHVNDEFIARDSKMIAYLKVAKELKQKFKDCKLKQIPRDQNVEADALATLGVADQSPDQPAAQADDWDWRTPYLNWLRHSKLPDDKKEIRGFKMKASRFILIDDVLFRKSLAGPYLRCLDKQEAQNVLHALHSRECGNHARGRCLSNKALRQGDFWPRGGQIQQNMLGNVMPASAQRQ, from the exons ATGGAGCCTCCAACCAGAGAGAGGCAG CTAGCTCTGGAACTGGGAGTCAGAAACCTACAAATACCCATTGACTCTTTGCTAATAGTTAACCATGTGAATGATGAATTCATAGCCAGGGACTCAAAGATGATCGCCTACTTGAAAGTGGCAAAGGAGCTGAAGCAGAAATTCAAAGATTGCAAGCTCAAGCAAATCCCCAGGGATCAGAACGTGGAGGCAGatgccctagcaaccctgggg GTAGCTGACCAGTCACCTGATCAACCAGCTGCCCAGGCAGATGACTGGGATTGGCGGACACCTTATTTAAATTGGCTACGGCACAGCAAGCTGCCAGATGATAAGAAGGAGATAAGAGGCTTCaaaatgaaagcctccagattcataTTGATTGATGATGTACTTTTCAGAAAATCGTTGGCAGGTCCCTACTTACGGTGTCTGGACAAGCAAGAAGCACAGAATGtgttgcatgccctccacagtcgcgaatgtggaaaccatgcaagGGGCAGGTGTCTATCAAACAAAGCCCTCAGACAAGGCGACTTTTGGCCACGAGGAGGGCAGATTCAGCAGAATATGCTCGGAAATGTgatgcctgccagcgctcagcgccaatga